In Zingiber officinale cultivar Zhangliang chromosome 1A, Zo_v1.1, whole genome shotgun sequence, a genomic segment contains:
- the LOC122031513 gene encoding 28 kDa ribonucleoprotein, chloroplastic-like encodes MAAASFLKPSTLHFPTKFLLLPSSSSSSSLRFHAASYFSLSISHRRRPLSPLPARAKEAALEVVADEEKKEDLGASFDAAVEAKAEEDSDAAVAQEVNAQERRPCELYACNLPRSCDISQLLDLFQPYGTVVSVEVSRDAKTGLSRGSGFVTMSSIQEAKAAMTALDGSDLGGREMCVKFSADMTSGRTNIKALYTTPKKNIVFESPHKAYIGNLSWFVKPENLRKYFSEFGSVLSTRVLYDRKGGKNRVYGFISFASDDELKAAVKTDGSVFHGRTLVVREVINSEDQ; translated from the exons ATGGCTGCGGCTTCCTTCCTTAAACCCTCAACCCTCCATTTCCCCACCAAATTCCTCCtcctcccctcctcctcctcctcctcttctctccGCTTCCACGCCGCCTCCTATTTTAGTCTCTCCATTTCCCACCGTCGCCGTCCGCTTTCGCCACTTCCTGCAAGAGCCAAGGAGGCCGCCCTTGAAGTCGTTGCGGATGAGGAGAAAAAGGAGGATCTGGGCGCTTCCTTCGACGCAGCAGTGGAAGCGAAGGCTGAAGAAGACTCCGATGCGGCGGTGGCCCAGGAGGTGAACGCACAGGAGCGTCGGCCGTGCGAATTGTACGCATGCAATCTTCCCAGGAGTTGCGACATTTCCCAGCTCTTGGATCTATTCCAACCTTACGGCACCGTGGTTTCGGTCGAG GTATCCAGAGATGCTAAGACTGGTCTTAGCCGAGGTTCTGGTTTTGTTACAATGAGCTCTATACAAGAAGCTAAAGCAGCAATGACTGCTTTGGATGGTTCA GACCTTGGTGGGAGAGAAATGTGTGTCAAATTTTCAGCCGATATGACTTCTGGAAGAACAAACATCAAGGCCTTATATACAACACCAAAAAAGAACATAGTCTTTGAGAGCCCACACAAAGCCTATATTGGTAACCTTTCATGGTTCGTGAAACCTGAAAATTTGAGGAAATATTTTAGTGAATTTGGAAGTGTATTAAGTACTAGGGTGCTCTATGATCGCAAAGGAGGGAAAAACCGCGTCTATGGTTTTATTTCATTTGCTTCTGATGATGAACTTAAGGCGGCAGTGAAGACAGATGGATCG GTATTTCATGGGCGAACATTAGTGGTTAGGGAAGTCATAAACAGTGAGGATCAATGA